One region of Polynucleobacter sp. MWH-Aus1W21 genomic DNA includes:
- the coaBC gene encoding bifunctional phosphopantothenoylcysteine decarboxylase/phosphopantothenate--cysteine ligase CoaBC: protein MQSLINKKIVLGISGGIAAYKAPELARQLMQEGASVQVVMTEAAQQFVTPVTMQALTGNPVYLSQWDSTIPNNMAHIELSRSADAILIAPASADLMAKLSLGLADDLLTTLCLARDCPLLLTPAMNKQMWEHAATQRSAQRLIEDGVTLLGPASGFQACGEVGMGRMLEPAEITEQVIAFFQKKTLVGKKVLITAGPTFEAIDPVRGITNHSSGKMGFAIARAAIEAGAQVHLIAGPCDLDTPLLATGQITRTNVVSAKEMHTAALNATDCDIFFAVAAVADWRIAKPAKEKIKREGKQAPNLEFIANPDILLDVAKTVKTKGGKSYPYCVGFAAESNDLEKHADEKRKRKGIPMIVGNIGPDTFGSDLNQLIVIDASGSKKIAKAEKLQLARQLIQLVAKKI from the coding sequence ATGCAATCACTTATTAATAAGAAGATCGTTCTCGGCATCTCTGGCGGCATTGCAGCCTATAAAGCTCCAGAACTTGCTCGCCAGTTAATGCAAGAAGGTGCTTCGGTACAAGTAGTCATGACTGAAGCTGCTCAGCAATTTGTAACACCAGTAACCATGCAAGCCCTCACAGGCAACCCAGTTTATTTAAGCCAATGGGATAGCACCATTCCAAATAATATGGCGCACATTGAACTATCTCGTTCAGCAGATGCCATTTTGATTGCGCCCGCAAGCGCTGATCTGATGGCTAAGCTTTCATTGGGCTTGGCTGACGACTTGTTGACTACTTTATGCCTTGCAAGAGATTGCCCACTTTTGCTGACTCCAGCAATGAATAAACAAATGTGGGAGCACGCAGCTACCCAGAGAAGTGCGCAAAGACTGATTGAGGATGGCGTTACCCTGCTTGGCCCTGCCAGTGGTTTCCAAGCTTGTGGTGAAGTAGGCATGGGCAGAATGCTCGAACCTGCTGAAATTACCGAGCAAGTGATTGCCTTCTTCCAGAAAAAAACTTTAGTCGGTAAAAAAGTACTGATTACTGCCGGCCCTACTTTTGAAGCAATCGATCCAGTGCGGGGCATCACCAATCACAGCTCAGGCAAGATGGGTTTTGCAATTGCGAGAGCTGCTATCGAAGCCGGTGCTCAAGTCCACCTCATTGCTGGCCCCTGCGATCTTGATACACCACTGTTGGCAACAGGACAAATTACCCGCACTAACGTAGTTAGCGCCAAAGAAATGCACACAGCCGCCTTAAATGCTACCGACTGCGATATTTTCTTTGCTGTAGCTGCTGTTGCTGACTGGAGAATCGCCAAGCCCGCAAAAGAAAAGATTAAGCGCGAGGGTAAGCAAGCCCCTAACCTAGAATTTATTGCTAACCCAGACATCTTGCTAGATGTTGCCAAGACGGTCAAGACCAAAGGCGGGAAGTCCTACCCTTATTGCGTTGGTTTTGCTGCCGAATCTAATGACCTTGAAAAGCATGCCGACGAAAAGCGTAAGCGCAAAGGCATACCAATGATTGTCGGCAATATCGGCCCAGATACCTTTGGCAGCGACCTCAATCAATTGATTGTTATTGACGCTAGTGGGAGCAAGAAAATTGCTAAGGCAGAAAAACTGCAATTAGCACGCCAACTCATTCAATTAGTTGCCAAGAAAATTTAA
- the dut gene encoding dUTP diphosphatase: protein MQSLQVKILDERMRDQLPTYGTPGSAGLDLRACIDEAIEIAPGQTVLVPTGLAIYVEDPGYAAFILPRSGLGHKHGIVLGNLVGLIDSDYQGQLMVSTWNRGSTLFKLEPMERLAQLVVMPVQQVELKVVEEFTESSRGAGGFGSTGRA from the coding sequence ATGCAATCTCTCCAAGTCAAAATTCTCGATGAACGTATGCGCGACCAATTGCCAACCTATGGCACACCTGGCAGCGCTGGACTCGATTTACGCGCTTGCATTGATGAGGCGATCGAAATTGCCCCAGGTCAAACGGTTCTTGTGCCGACTGGCTTAGCAATTTACGTCGAAGATCCAGGCTATGCAGCGTTCATCCTTCCACGCTCAGGATTAGGTCATAAACATGGCATCGTACTGGGTAACCTAGTGGGCCTAATCGATTCTGACTACCAGGGTCAACTGATGGTGAGCACCTGGAATCGCGGATCAACCCTATTCAAACTTGAGCCGATGGAGCGCTTAGCTCAATTGGTGGTGATGCCAGTGCAACAGGTGGAACTTAAAGTAGTGGAAGAGTTCACCGAAAGCAGTCGTGGTGCAGGTGGTTTTGGCAGCACTGGCAGAGCTTAA
- the clpA gene encoding ATP-dependent Clp protease ATP-binding subunit ClpA, whose amino-acid sequence MIAQELEVSLHMAFVDARASRHEFITVEHLLAALLDNATAVEVLKACAVNIAELRAQLKNFINDNTPVVPGNDEVDTQPTLGFQRVIQRAIMHVQSTSNGKKEVTGANVLVAIFGEKDSHAVYFLQQQGVTRLDVVNFISHGVRKDQSEHVKPAEPSQEAEESSASGKESPLEQYTQNLNVMARQGKIDPLIGRESEVERVIQVLCRRRKNNPLLVGEAGVGKTAIAEGLAWRIVKGDVPEILANATVYSLDMGALLAGTKYRGDFEQRLKSVLKSLKDHAHGVLFIDEIHTLIGAGAASGGTLDASNLLKPALSNGQLKCIGATTFTEYRGIFEKDAALSRRFQKVDVVEPTVDQTVQILRGLKSRFEEHHSVKYAAGALVAAAELSARYINDRHLPDKAIDVIDEAGAAQRILPKSKQKKTIGRPEIEEIVAKIARIPPQSVTVDDRSKLQTLDRDIKSVVFGQDPAVESLASAIKMTRAGLGKIDRPIGSFLFSGPTGVGKTEVAKQLAYILGIELLRFDMSEYMERHAVSRLIGAPPGYVGFDQGGLLTEAVNKKPHCVLLLDEIEKAHPDIFNILLQVMDHGTLTDNNGRKTDFRNVIIIMTTNAGAEAMQKSTIGFTNARESGDEMADIKKFFTPEFRNRLDAIVSFKALDESIIMRVVDKFLMQLEEQLHEKKVDATFSPALRAHLAKHGFDPLMGARPMQRIIQDTVRKALADELLFGKLAQGGHVDVDIDADGKVLLNFEAPVLPGKRTKADVAPAEEI is encoded by the coding sequence ATGATTGCCCAAGAATTAGAAGTGAGTTTGCACATGGCGTTTGTTGACGCAAGGGCATCGCGACATGAGTTCATCACAGTCGAGCATTTGCTCGCAGCCTTACTGGATAACGCTACTGCGGTTGAGGTTTTAAAGGCCTGCGCAGTCAATATTGCAGAGCTGCGCGCACAACTCAAAAACTTTATCAACGACAACACGCCTGTGGTGCCAGGTAACGACGAGGTCGATACTCAACCTACATTAGGCTTTCAGCGAGTGATTCAACGCGCCATCATGCATGTGCAGTCAACTTCAAATGGTAAGAAAGAAGTGACTGGTGCAAATGTATTGGTTGCTATCTTCGGTGAAAAAGATTCGCACGCAGTGTATTTCTTGCAGCAGCAAGGTGTGACACGTTTAGATGTGGTGAACTTCATTAGTCATGGCGTTCGCAAAGATCAGTCTGAGCATGTGAAGCCTGCTGAGCCTTCTCAGGAAGCTGAAGAATCTAGCGCTTCTGGCAAAGAAAGCCCGCTGGAGCAGTACACCCAAAACCTTAACGTAATGGCTCGCCAAGGCAAGATTGACCCTTTGATTGGGCGCGAGAGCGAAGTAGAGCGTGTTATTCAGGTTTTGTGCCGTCGCCGTAAGAACAACCCATTATTGGTTGGTGAAGCTGGCGTAGGTAAGACGGCAATTGCTGAGGGTCTTGCTTGGAGAATTGTGAAAGGTGATGTGCCTGAAATTTTGGCCAACGCTACTGTTTACTCTTTGGATATGGGCGCCCTTTTAGCGGGCACTAAATATCGTGGTGATTTTGAGCAGCGCTTAAAGAGTGTTCTCAAGTCTCTTAAAGATCACGCGCATGGCGTTTTGTTCATCGATGAAATTCACACACTGATCGGTGCGGGTGCTGCTTCTGGTGGAACATTGGATGCAAGTAATTTATTAAAGCCTGCGTTGTCTAATGGTCAGCTTAAATGCATCGGTGCAACTACCTTTACAGAATATCGCGGCATCTTTGAAAAAGACGCAGCTTTGTCACGCCGTTTCCAAAAGGTGGACGTTGTAGAGCCAACCGTAGATCAAACAGTGCAAATTCTTCGTGGCTTGAAGTCCCGTTTCGAAGAGCATCACAGCGTGAAGTATGCGGCTGGTGCATTGGTGGCTGCTGCTGAACTGTCTGCTCGTTATATCAATGACCGTCATTTGCCGGATAAAGCAATTGATGTGATTGATGAGGCTGGTGCCGCTCAACGTATATTGCCAAAGTCTAAACAGAAGAAAACGATTGGCCGTCCAGAGATTGAAGAGATTGTGGCAAAGATTGCGCGCATACCGCCACAATCAGTCACGGTGGATGACCGCAGTAAGTTACAAACTTTAGATCGTGACATCAAGAGCGTCGTATTTGGTCAAGACCCTGCAGTCGAATCCCTGGCTAGCGCCATTAAGATGACGCGCGCGGGTCTTGGCAAGATTGATCGCCCAATTGGCTCTTTCTTATTCTCTGGCCCTACTGGGGTGGGTAAGACTGAGGTGGCTAAACAACTTGCTTACATCCTTGGTATTGAGTTGCTACGTTTTGATATGTCTGAGTATATGGAGCGCCATGCGGTAAGTCGTTTAATTGGCGCGCCTCCAGGTTATGTTGGCTTCGATCAAGGTGGCTTACTCACAGAAGCGGTGAATAAGAAGCCACATTGCGTACTCTTGCTTGATGAGATTGAAAAAGCCCATCCAGACATCTTCAATATCTTGTTGCAGGTAATGGACCATGGAACCTTGACGGATAACAACGGTCGTAAGACTGATTTCCGTAACGTGATCATCATCATGACTACAAATGCTGGTGCCGAGGCAATGCAGAAGTCCACCATTGGCTTTACCAATGCACGTGAGTCTGGTGATGAGATGGCTGACATCAAGAAGTTCTTTACACCAGAGTTCCGCAATCGCCTGGATGCTATCGTCTCCTTCAAGGCACTTGATGAGTCCATCATCATGCGCGTGGTTGACAAGTTCTTAATGCAGCTTGAAGAGCAATTGCATGAGAAGAAGGTAGATGCAACATTTAGTCCAGCATTGCGTGCCCATTTGGCTAAGCATGGCTTTGATCCATTGATGGGCGCACGTCCAATGCAGCGCATTATTCAGGATACTGTGCGTAAAGCGCTAGCTGACGAGCTTTTATTTGGCAAGCTAGCTCAAGGCGGTCATGTCGATGTTGATATTGATGCTGATGGTAAAGTGCTCTTGAACTTTGAGGCTCCGGTATTGCCAGGGAAACGCACTAAGGCAGATGTAGCGCCAGCAGAAGAAATTTAA
- the clpS gene encoding ATP-dependent Clp protease adapter ClpS has protein sequence MFLMSRAPKNPTTGNPGNPYVEDTILLEKQVEQVKAPSMYKVLLLNDDYTPMEFVVMVIQEYFNKDHETATRIMLQVHLVGKGVCGVFTRDVAATKVHQVIELSREAGHPLQCTMEEA, from the coding sequence ATGTTTCTCATGAGTCGCGCACCAAAAAATCCCACTACTGGCAACCCTGGCAATCCGTATGTCGAGGACACTATTCTTCTCGAAAAACAGGTCGAGCAAGTTAAGGCGCCATCGATGTATAAAGTTTTACTATTGAATGACGATTACACGCCTATGGAATTTGTGGTGATGGTGATTCAGGAGTATTTTAATAAGGATCATGAAACAGCTACTCGCATCATGCTGCAAGTGCATTTAGTTGGCAAGGGCGTCTGCGGAGTATTTACCCGCGATGTTGCTGCCACGAAAGTGCATCAAGTTATTGAACTCTCCCGTGAAGCGGGTCACCCACTACAGTGCACTATGGAGGAAGCATGA